A stretch of DNA from Dermacentor albipictus isolate Rhodes 1998 colony unplaced genomic scaffold, USDA_Dalb.pri_finalv2 scaffold_15, whole genome shotgun sequence:
CAGTTTCACTGAGACTGGTTGCACTGAAGCACGAAGACGAACGTCGTGAATGAAGCCCTTTGCAAGTGTCCTAGTCGTCCTGAGAACAAATGGGCGAACTCTGTTGGAGCGTTGTGCGGAGGAGACGAAAGCAgaacgcttgggtcagctggaactCCTGATACTTGTTGACATGTGAGCGAAGACCCTTGAATGTCAATGCCCAAAGCTTGAATGGCGTCTAAGTCCAGAAGGGAAGCGCCTTGGTTCGTGACGTGAAATGTCACTACTGCAGCATTGTTGCGGTACTTGACGACCACAGAGAAATGTCCTGAATGCAAAATTTCTTGCAGCGAATAATTCTTCAGTCGAAGACTCGAAGGAGATAAGGAAAAAACAAGAACCTTGAAATGTTCTTCGTACAGGGAGCTGCTCGTCAGCGACACCGTAACTCCAGTATTCAAGACCAACTTGAGTGCAGTACTCACAATGAGGACTTCGGAGCAAACTGTTGCCAGACGGAAATTCGGTGCTTGAATTGCAAGCACAGACATGACTGTAGAGGGCGATTCTGTGTCGGTGGTAGCGGAAGCAAGCTGCGTTCGAGCAGGAGACTGTCGCTTTAAtcggttcctcgaacggcaaGCTGAAGCGTAATGTCACACTTTTCCGCACGCACGGCAGGTAACGTACTTGGTCAGACAGCCTGGATCGGATGCGATGtggtgaggtgaaccacatcggtTACAATGGCCTGCGATGTCTCGACTGGCTTCGCGGAGCTCGGGCCGGGCGCCATGTTGGCCGGCCTCCCCAGGTTGCGTCGTTCCGCCATGTCGTCGAGCGCCATTTTGAAGCCGCCGGGTCGAGggcttgatgatgatgaaaaacatttattcaacGGATTGAGAGTTTGCAGGCCGAACATGGCCCTTTACATAGGTGGAGTCCTTAGTCGGGGACCCCACTGGACGAAGCTGCTACCCGCGCCCGTTGGACTAGAGCCCTTTGGGACTCCAGCGCCGAGCAATTGAGTAGGGCTGCCTCCCATGCCTCTCTAGTGGGGGAAGGGTTGGGGGGAAGGGACGGATTCATCTgacatgcccacaccatgtgaaAGTTATCGGAGACTTCCCCACAGTGAGGGCATCGCCCATCAACTTTTGGGTCAAAATGTTTTGCTATTGCAGGACACAACAGGGTGTTTGTCTGCAGGCGCCGCAGTGTTCGTTCATCGGCCTTACTGAGGCCCTTAGCAGGGACCGGGAAAAGCCGATGACGTTCGCAATAGTCTGCCAGAATTTCCCTGAACCGCAGAAGCGGTTGTCTAATCTCTGAGCCGGAAGAGTCTGGTTGAGGTGCCCGGTGGGTAAGCGCTCGGGCGGCCGCGTCCGCAGCCTCGTTACCTCTAAGGCCCTGGTGGCCCGGAGTCCAAATAATGCGTTTGGGTGAGGGGTCCGATTCCCTCACGGCTCGCTGTAAAATGCGGTAGGATAAAGGTGATACCTCGCCCGCCAGGTAGTGCTCACAGGCTCTGCGCGAATCTGTGATGATTACCTTCGAATTCGGGTCCGAGGCGGCAAGTGCTATAGCAACCTCCTCGGCCTGCGCGGAGTTGAAAGCGCGGTAGGAAAGTCCGTTAACTCGTTGGTCCTGGTGAACTACGGCAGCCGTGTAGAATCCTGTGGGCGACGGCCCTGCCACATCAACGTAGTATACACCCTGCTTTAATCCATATTGGTGTTCGAGAGCCCGAGCGCGCGCCTTTCGTCTGCCTTCATGTGTCAGCGTGTCCATGTTGCGCGGGAGTGGAGGGACCCAGAGCTTGTGACGCCAGAGCTCCGGAAGCCTGcatgtctcctctggaatgcactCGTGTTGTATGTGCAAGCGGTCTAGCAAGTGGCGCCCGGACACCGTCTGCGAGAGTCGCGTGTATTGGTTCACAAGGTGGGCCTCCTTTAACTCCTGGTAGGAGTTAAGCACACCTAGAGCCAACAACTTAGCGTTGCAGGTAGCCACCGGGAGGTCCAAAGCTCGCTTTGTAACcttccttatgatggcgtcgatgCGTTCATCGTGTTTCTTTGTAGTTCGAAGGTAGGGTACGGAGTATAGGATCCTGCTGGTTACGAAGGCATGGGCGAGCCGAAGCGCGTCCCTGCCCCGCAACCCGCCGCGTTTGTTGGAAACGCGGTGGATCATACGTCCGACCTGTTCGCCTATGCGTTTGAGTTTGTCGATAGTGGATTCCGGGCTGAGTCTGTGATGGATGAACAGACCCAGGATCCGGATCTCCTCGACCTCTCTAATAGGACCTCCCATCAGAAAGAGACGCAAACTCGTGTTGTCTTTGGGATTGGTTTTAATGTGAAGAAGTTCCGATTTCGCAGGAGCGCATTGGAGACCACAGCGGATAGCATAACTATCGACGATGGAGGCGGCCCGCTGGAGGCGGTCCTCCATTTCCCCAACGCTCCCTTCGGTAGTCCAAATTGTTATGTCATCCGCGTAAAGTGCGTGGTGGATGCCTTCCACCCGGGCCAATTGATGTGGAAGCTGCatcatggcaatgttgaaaaggagTGGCGACAAGACcgctccttggggagtgccccgTGTGCCCATGGTGTATGGGCCATATTCCTCGTCCTCGATCTTAAGGAGGGCCTGACGCTTCGAGAGGAAATCTCTGACGTAAGCGAATGCCTTGTGCCCGCAATCCGTGGTGCTCAGGTTTGCCAGGATGCTGCTGTGacgaacgttgtcaaaggccccccTAAGATCGAGGGCAAGGATGGCCTTGTCGTTGTGGCGCATGGCTGCTGGTCGTATTATGTCGCGATGTAGTTGGAGGAGGACGTCCTGTGCAGACATATGCGGGCGGAAACGAAACATAGTGTCTGCAAAGAGGCCCTTAGCCTCCATGTACGGAGAGAGGCGATCCCGAACCATCTTCTCCATAAGTTTGCCCGCACACGAAGTTAGTGAAATGGGCCTTAAGTTGTCGGTATTTACGGTCTTGCCTGGCTTAGGGATGAAAGTGACCAAGGAGGTCTTCCAATCAGGAGGGAGTGGATGCCCGTCCCAGATCTGATTAATGTACTCTAGCAAGTGAAGGCAGGCCGAGTCCGGAAGATTCGCCAATAGTTTCACTGTTATGCGATCACGGCCCGGAGCCGTACCTCTGCGCATCTTAGCTAAAGCTGCCCTAAGGTCGTGGAATGTAAAAGGGGCATCGAGATCTGGATTAGGCTTGCCCGCGTACTCGTACTCGGGCCCAATCGGGTCCTCTATGCGGCAGAGATACCTGTCGCATAGCGTGTCCGCGAGTTGAGCTGTCGTGCCTTGGTACCCGCGCAAAGCTCTCAGAAGTTGTCGTTGCGTCTCCCCTCTCGTCTGAGTGGGGTCAATGAGGCTGCGAAAGAGACGCCACGTCCCTCTCGAGCTCATTTGACGCGCTGCCAAATTGCACTTTTCCATCCAATTTGAGTCCGTGAGCTGGGCAGCATACGCTGCGGCTTGCTCCGTGAGTTCGGTAATGCGAGCCTTAAGCTTCCGATTCAGCTTTTGCTTCTTCCACCGTTTGGTAAGGCTTCGGcgcgcctcccacaggtgcaTTAGGTGATTGTCCACTGCGGGGATGTCTTCGGAAGTCTGAACTGCCGTAACGTGTTGTTGCTGTATTCTGTGTAATTGCTTTGCCCACTCAGCGTAACCGCTGGAAAAGAGCAAGGGAGGTACCTCCTGCATTCTGAACTTATGCCAATCAGTCAATTTGGCCTTGCTCCACTTTTTGCGAGCCGCCTTCGCCATAAGAGTGATCCGGAGAAGGCAGTGATCGCTACCAAGACAGTCCCCCAGGTTCTCCCAGGCGGCATCTTTAGCGTTCTTAGCGAGAGATAGGTCAGGGCATGTGTCACGCGTTACCGAATTGCCCACGCGTGTGGGCCATGCCGGATCCGTGAGCAGCGTGAGACAAAGTGTGGATATTAGCTCCGCCAGTTTGCGTCCTCTGGCCTTCTCAAAGCGGTATCCCCAATGAAGGctgggagcgttgaagtccccaataATCACGAGAGGTTCCTTGTCAGCCAGTTTGAGCGCGCGGTAGAAGATTTCGTTGAAAGTTACGCGCTGCTTGTGCGGGGGGCAGTAAATATTCAGAATATGTATTGACGGGTAATGGCGCTTAAGTGGCAGGACCTTGACCATGGTGTATTCCTGTTCAATCTCCAAGTCGAGATCCACCGGGACTGCGGTGTACGCCTTGTTCACCAGGATGCACGTTGTAGGACATCCTTGAAACGAGCTATACCCAGTGAATTTAGCTTCCGCGCCGGGTTCCTGTAGAGCCAGGACCGCCGGCACGGAACCGAGGGACTGCAGGTAGAGCTGGAGGTGCGACCGTTTCTTCCAGCTCCGaaaacccctgcagttccactgtatGATCTCGAATTTCTCTTCTACGGCTTTGTTATGGGCTTTCCGCTGGGGTCGGATAGCCATAGTGAAGGTAGTTTTTAATTGTGAAGGGCAGGCCCACTCCCCGAAGGCGATGGCACCTCAGACCGAGGCACCACGATCTCCGGGGAGGTGGCAGCCGGACTGTGTTCCTGGGAGCCTATGGTCTGACGAGTGACCACCTTTCGCCTACGCGAATCCGGTCGCGGGGAACGAGAGCGAGAGCGGCTGTTCCTAAATTGGACGCCAGCCCGTTCCTGTACTGCGGACAGGACAGTGTCAATCACGGCTGGAGTTATGCTCTGAACAATGTGCGGGAGCTGTTGTTCCCAGAGTTCCCGGAAGGAAGCCCTGATGTCTGCTAAAATTTTACCTGGCATGTCCGCAATTGTGCGTTCTAAATTTTCCAAACGGTGCTCTACGATGGGCATGCGCTCGACAGTTGTGCTGCCCGAGCACTGCGAGACGCTAGATAGTTCTGACGTGGCCGAAGCCCTGTCATCTTGTTCTGCCACCTCAGCTTGCTGCATGGGCTCCGAAGGCCCGTCCTGTGCCCGAGGCTCTGCGAGCCTGGCCAATTTTGCCTCTAGCTCTTGTATTTTGTTAGCTAGAATTTCGGTCTGGCGCCTGAGTTCAGCATTTTGCTGCTGTAGGGCGGCTTCGGTTGGGAAGGGAGAGGGAGGCCCGGAGACAGCCCTAACCCAACCGCTCACCTTGGTTTCGGCGTTTCCCAGGGACGGGAAATCCCCAGCGTTGAAAGTCGGCGCCTTCGTCCTGGTCCCGTAGTTCGCGTTCGTCTTGACTTGTCCAGACTTGCCCGTCGCAGTGGTAGACTGCCTGTTGTTGACATTGGTGTGCGGAGCCTGCTTGGGAGCCGACTTCCGCCTGGCGTTGGTCGGTGGAGTCCTCGGTTTGATAGGCTTCCGGTACTTGCCGATACAGCCGGCAGCACCGGTGAGGTGGTTGCCCCCGCAGATGAGGCAACGAGGGGTGCACTCATGTTCAGCAGGGCCCTCGGAAGTGGTAGCCACTTGAGAGCCACAGCGGCCGCAGCGTCCTGACTGTGGATTCGGGCAGACGTCAGCCCGGTGCCCCACCGTGCCACAGCAGTCACAGGCGGGGATCGTCTTCTTATAAAGTCTTACAGGGATGCCCTGGTCGCTGCAGTAGATTTGACGGGGCACCCTCTTCCCTTCGAAGGTGACCACTGCGACGTTAGAGTCGCCCAGTTTCCTCACGGAGAGAATCTCGCCGTGCCTCCATCTCAGCTTTTGCTTAAGGGAGATCGATGTATCGTTGGGGTCAATGTTGATGACCCCCTTGCAGACGTCACCCGAGGCTTTGGCGTGTCCACGGAATGGGAGCTGGCGGTCCCCGACCACCAGCATGACGTCCCCGAGGAGCCTCTCGGCGGCGGGCACTGAGTTCAGTCCACACACTAATACATTTTGATCCCATACAGGCCATACAGAGAGGTCCACCTCTCCACAGTCACGTATGAGGTTGCGCACCGCAACTCCGGCTTGGCCTGGAACGAAGGTCGCCTTCAGGTCCAATGTTGTGCATGGCTTGAGCACCACGATGAGTTCGTCGCGCCCAAAGCGCGGCGTTTGCTGCGGCCGCCATTGGGGCTTGCGGGCTCCGCCTTTCAAGGTCGCGCTAGCCGCGTCCCCGTGCGCAGCATGCGCGGAGCGAGCCGGCGTCTGTTGCTGCTTGGCGGCACCGGCGACTTTCGGAACGTGAGGCTTCTGCTTGCGTCGCCATATGCGGACCATGTCGTCCAAATATTCTTCTTCTGATGGTGGAAGGTCCTCGAGTTGAGCTGTATCCATGCGTACGACTTGCATAGAAGCAGGATCGTAGCCAGTCACAGTCTTcggagccgccattgccgggCAGTCTCCGGCCGGGGCTTGCGGACGCCGCACCGCCGTTAGGTCTAGCGGTGCGGCGGTCGGCGAAATCTTCGAGCACTCAGGAATTAGTCAAAAATGGGCCCACCTTGATGAAAGTGGTGTCCACTTGTGCCGCTGATCTTCACGGAGACGATGGTACCAAAATTTGCGAGATCCGGGTTGAATGACCGCAATTAGAGGCGATCATTGGCGGAGCCGAGGTTAAGCGCGTTCGTCGCCGCCGACGCGCCAATAGCCATTCCGAAGGTGACGGCTGTCgacgccatcttggcgttgcgtcGATACGCGTTGGACAGACAAGTTGTTGAACATTTGAAATTCCTTGTGGACTTGCTCCAAGCTTCGTCCGATTTCCTCGGCTTTCTTCAGCGTGCGGAACGATCCGTCGTACAGTAATTTTTCTCGTATTCTTGCTGATGCGACGCCATCCAAGATTTGGTGGCGAAGGGACTCATCGTGCCAAGCGgcgaacgcacaagcaggcgcttGCCTTTGTAACGCGATGACGAAGTCCTCAAAGGTTTCCCCGGGTTGTTGCTTTCTATCCGTGAATGTAATACGATGCACCAGGGTATTGGTGCTTTCCTCATAATATCGGTAGAAGGGGCGCAGAATGTCTTCGAAAGTTGCAGTTGTCAGGTATATTTGCGACGCCAGGTTGTAGAGAAGCTGGCCCTTGAAGCCTGAGTTACTGAGTAAAATGGCTTGCTTCCTGTAGTCTTGTAGTGCGTCGTATCCGGTCGCCTGGAGAAACTTGCGAAAGGAACGTTTCCACGTGAGCCACGGTGCCGGATGAGTACTGGGTAGCGCAAGCAAAGGCGGTATGGATGGTTCAAACGCCATGCCGGCCACAGAGCACAAAGGCGGGGAAGTTGCTGTGGACAGAGAAGCAGACGTAGTTGCCGCGTCTTGCATGTCTGAAGCAGGAATGGAACGGCAGAAGAACGGTTTACCTCGTCGACAGTTTAGTGCGCGAATAGCGACGGAACGCGCTGCGCAGCTGGACGTTGCACAAGTGAAACGCTAGCCGCGTGCGGGCAGGAACCGGCGTCTGCGGCAgcaaagtagtagtagtagtagaaaactttTAATGAGAAACATCATGGCAGCGTCGATCCTCGTCGCCAGATTGAAATAGCCTCGACGACGCGGCTGGACGCGGCACCTACGGCGTGAGGCCGAACGGCCTGGTCGCGAGACGCGGCCAAAGAGCCAGACTTCTCGAGTCGGCGACCAGGCAAAGAACGCGTTTGCTCCAGCGAGCGGGAACGCAGCAGGTATACTTACAGTGTTTGGCGCTGAGCggcgccctgacgtaaacgatgcgaaaccgaaactggaagcCCGCAAGAGATATTACAGGGACCTAATTCGACGCGCGAGGCAGGGCCAAAAAGTGGTACTTTCTTTTTGCGAGCCCTTGTTTGCGGGCGGAGACGGGGCCTAACGCAGCCATGGCTCATAACCTTTCAGCTGGCTATTCCCAACACAAGCAAGGTGAATAACATCTCGCCGTCCTCGACGGAGAACGCGAGCACGGGTGTATCGCCGAAATTGCATTTTTCCGATGACGGCGACGACATCCGCGTCACGGCGGCGTTGCAGGTGGAGTCGGAGGCAAGGGACAAGTCAGTGGGCGGCAGATGGCGAGGGGACGAAGCGATGTCCTCGGTCTTGGTGGCGGCTCGCGCGCTTGCGTCAGACTTCTGTTTGCGAGTCCAGGCGCGACTGTGTGAGATCGAGGGTTAGATCTATCAGTACTGTTCGAACGCCGCGAACAAGGTGCCCGTCGGCATGCGCAACTTCACTGTAGTCGCTTCGACGGCGGCCGGGCGCGGGACCCACGGCATGATGCCGAACGGCCTGGCGCGGAGCGTGGCAAGCCGGACTGCTTGTGTCGGGgaccagacaaaataaatgaCTTTATCCCAGGGAGAGAAAACGCAGCAGGTAtacttaaagcccctcaatctcccaaagtagcgccattcacttccctcctcctccgctctgcGCAGCCTCGACGGTGGCGGCGCCGGTgctgggcctgccgtagcagacgacggctaacacgctacgcgAGGAAATCCACAgcaaagttcgttcgagcccagcggagcagttttttcaatcgaggtCTTTATTCGttagtcggtaactggcctttagaatttcgtgttggaattgcggaagaaatagagaaaaggaccattattcaaggcggaTTTATGGCGTAAAGcacgcgacgttgagagttcgtgttgctgaaacacgacgcaagcacgcggtatACTCGAACACGCGCGTAATACCAAATTTTCAGGTGTTggcagcgtgaaagtatgtgtacatGGTTTCGTAGGCTCATTTGCGTACCTGCAGGACACTATTGTTCGGCCGgtgcgtgagagattccgactgtgtgcggtcagcaacgactggcaacagggccgttttgtttcattgcggggtgctttggtaatcgtgacgatatactGTTTCTTTTTATAAGTATTGCTGCAGGAGGGctcatgtaatggctaacggaggcctctgcgcagcacgtgacattacaataaagcaggcggcgcagggagtgttcgcataccaaattggctgtccgcgaactttacccccttggcatgcacaggcttcggcgagccccatccagccctggttctagctttggcgctcccgttgccgctttggtgccctggaggcgccgtcaataatatgaaataatgacaagttgttagAACTAGTAaagaaaatttattgaagaaatacaatcgcgccgaggcgccaacttctaaagcagcgctagcgcgcccgcACGAGTACTTTGAACGCCAACGAGAAATTTACCGGCctacgtacgactctacgatcaaagtgcacgttaaacatccccaggcgagctagataaattatccggagccatccactacgacctccatcctagctttagtcgcttcggaacgttgaAAACGTTATACACCACAAACCAAATCGGGACATGCGGGCGTACAtccgaagctaaaagactgcatcgttaagtcatagtgagccttgcaaaagcgtctaGAATGTGCAATCTTCTGGTgtagctcaaaacacaccctgaataatgtcgcttttatgtcacaggccagctgcagatgcgtgcatttcaccgcaagatgaaactacatgaaacaaagagagcacattcgaaaaaaaaagaaagtcagccaacgcgctaaaaaccacgcggagcatgaacacacactttttcgaagcgcaAGGCTTGAActacactctaagccgaaaacggggaaaaggggactaacggcagccgttggacctttggatcaacggttaatccaccgtgcgtgccgtgtgaagaggcgaagtgtcgtgcgcaaatttatgggactaaatgttcgtccttgcaaggtaacggtcgacggtggggatcaacggcacaatttagtcctccTCTGACGGGGGTTCATTGGCTGAACCCCCGTATACATGCAGGGTGCCCCGTTTATCTTAGCCAAACcataaaaatatgcaaacgccACGTTGCTGGACCGAACCAGTTAATGTTCTTTGgagtcgcttggagatactctgattatttttgcattccgcataAATATATAATCagtcttaattatttattcaGTTGCTTAATTATTGTAATTAAgtagaagtgtcaatgagaacatGGTAGAGCTACACGAATAATCCCGATgcagctttgtgttgctcaatacgggctacataaaagtgtttttccgggcGTCAAATTAAAATAgtctgcgaatacacgcaaagtggatcgagcggccagtcgcgcggcaatttttttgtgtattcgcgggctcccttcacgctcggaaaagcactcttatctcgcacgtattgagcaacacaaagctgtatcgggagttttttgatgttgctgtacaattttctcgttgacgctTTCATAtctaattatattatttgagaagttcattaattatgactaattatgtaattaggcagaatgaaaaaaataatcgaGCATCAGACATCCccacctcggttctgtccagcaacgtggcatttgcacatttttaaaattttgctcCTGTTACGTgggccaccctgtatatatgtCTGCGAAACACCAGCAAGCGTCATCTGCGCAAGCCGTTTCGTACTCTGCATTGCTCAGTTTTTACCGCACTGCGACGATCAcgacaataataacaataacgatAGCGATTTGGTCAAATTGGTCGTAATCCACGGTGTGAATGCAGTCGGTACTCTGCGGCGAGTTCCCGATTTGGTAATCGCAAGCGCATTCTTCGCAGGCGCGCATGACGCCGTTGGTTAACATGTCTCTCATCTTCGGCTGGCTGTTTTGGTGCGCTTTTCTTCTTTGGCTGACATCGGAGCCACCAGCCTTGCATTGGTAGGGAGCATTTAAGGAGGGAGGGAtgtggggtttctggctctcGCGGCATTTTTCAGACTCTGGCGATGGCTGTGTAGAGGCCATTGCGTTGTattgccggggggggggggggccgtgtccctctcctccctgcctggacggggtggcagcgggtcattaaacactgtcgctctgctgtcatcccgcccacacgaaggtcaacaggctttcgccattggctaacattttggcgggattcgggccctgcttgcgtgcactccgggtaagcgcgcgcaagtcggggcccggggagaccacatcggggcgtctgaaggtgcgtacgtgttcctctctgccggcggcggccccctttgtccgccgccggccgatggttacttcggctcggcgggcgcgcgcgcactcttccgtcgtctcgatgtcctgaggcagcgtctgccgatcgtgcccccgtctgttcgtctgtcgtttctttctaattcccttttctctgctgtggggctcgcgatggcaggcgctgaccgaaggataggcaacttcttactgctggggttcttttttctttgttcctcgtttctttgttctctctctctcgcggtgcgccgttagtggccaccggcgaccattcggccatgttttgtgtaactAGCTTCAGATTCGGACGGGACGATAAATTGATGTTTGTATCGACTCCcagtttaataaatgtactttctggcttctcgagggctttgcctagggtctcccttgctgcgcgcggtctcgcctttaccctaagctggggccggcggggcgcgtacgcgcgcagctgcgcgtcggcacacggagcgggccggagcaggcgcggacgcggtgccctgcacgcatggcgcctcggagtgctcgaacccgcggtggtcgtccggcgcgcgcggaatcggagcgtgcgcgctgtgagcgtagcgaggagaccgcaaatttttgttttgttctttctggaggTGACTACATAATACCTTTGTGACCGCATGCGGCAATgaaagtgacaaaaaagaaaagaagaaaaaaataacattgtgctttggaggcGTCTGGGAGCTTGTAGCGTCTCTTTCATGTGCGCCGCGGTGCTTTGGTGGTATATGGTGGCCGAgtcaatggaaaatagcaacagaatAGGCAGAGGGCCAACTGTAAAGTTTTTGTGGATGGCCCACACAGTCAAAACTTACACACTTATGGCTTGATGCACGGAATTGTTAATTCTGGGGCTTTTGCTATAATGACCTTTTATATTAACGAACAATTTATTGTAGTCCCCTGAAGTTTATTATATTAAGATTTCACTGTAGCACCATTTTCAGTATTCCTGAATGGCACTTTCGTTTGCCACCTAGcaccctgctgctgaagtgacacTCAACGAAGTAAATTAAATTCACTTAAGGTGCCGTAAGTTTGCCCATCTGACCAGGATACTAAAGAGACACTaatccccgaatgcagagatctaacttggatcgGGCTTGGACTTGACTTGACGAAGTCGGCCCGAAGCAAGAGGCGGACTTCAAAACGCCCAAGTCGGCTTTCGCGTTTCATAGACGCTCAAGCTGACTTGCTTCGTCAAGTCAAGACTGTGCTTCAATACAAAAGCAGGTTGCACGTCTGTGTTCGAGGTAAACAATAAATTTATTAGCGTAAGCCACGTTGTACAGCAAAAAAGTATGTATCTTTCCAAATTTCCACCAGGGCATAAGTGCTGAAGTATAGTTTGCGTAAACTTATTCCATCTGGCTACGTCCGCCGCTGCGATGGGCAGTGTTGCTTGCACGCGCGCGTTCCCGGCGGAATCAAGTGGTCTTCAAGTTTCGGTGTTTTGGCGCGCTTTTTGAGTTGCAGGTTTCACCATCTTTTCAAGTCGCCGCTACACTTTAAGGTGACAGTGTATTTGAGTGCAAATCAATTTTATcgtcacatttattttggttttagttTATCTTTAAGTCAGAGGTCTTGTTGCATGTTTGTTGCCgtagagaagcgaacgaaatggttgGCTCGTATGGTGGTCTTTAAACGGCTTTTCTTCTCgcttgccgcaaggcgttcatgcgccgtctgggccggcaaccggatacaagaggccgagacgaggcatacgttcggtttctgagggagctcgcgcgtcccttttcgcctataggcattcGAGGAGGAAGGCGACGacccgtgttctgctcgggctacgtgaccctttgaaga
This window harbors:
- the LOC139051848 gene encoding uncharacterized protein, whose amino-acid sequence is MRHNDKAILALDLRGAFDNVRHSSILANLSTTDCGHKAFAYVRDFLSKRQALLKIEDEEYGPYTMGTRGTPQGAVLSPLLFNIAMMQLPHQLARVEGIHHALYADDITIWTTEGSVGEMEDRLQRAASIVDSYAIRCGLQCAPAKSELLHIKTNPKDNTSLRLFLMGGPIREVEEIRILGLFIHHRLSPESTIDKLKRIGEQVGRMIHRVSNKRGGLRGRDALRLAHAFVTSRILYSVPYLRTTKKHDERIDAIIRKVTKRALDLPVATCNAKLLALGVLNSYQELKEAHLVNQYTRLSQTVSGRHLLDRLHIQHECIPEETCRLPELWRHKLWVPPLPRNMDTLTHEGRRKARARALEHQYGLKQGVYYVDVAGPSPTGFYTAAVVHQDQRVNGLSYRAFNSAQAEEVAIALAASDPNSKVIITDSRRACEHYLAGEVSPLSYRILQRAVRESDPSPKRIIWTPGHQGLRGNEAADAAARALTHRAPQPDSSGSEIRQPLLRFREILADYCERHRLFPVPAKGLSKADERTLRRLQTNTLLCPAIAKHFDPKVDGRCPHCGEVSDNFHMVWACQMNPSLPPNPSPTREAWEAALLNCSALESQRALVQRARVAASSSGVPD